GTTATTCGTTTAATCCACACAGAAGATTGACAAATTAATGAGAAGCCCCCCAGCCCCCTGAAGTGGGAGCAATAATAAACGAGGTTAATTACAAATCAGAAACTCCCCCTTTAGGGGGTTGGGGGGCTCACCTTTACACTATTATTTCCCCTGTTCAAATCAGGTAGTGCATTATCCGGGTCGATGGTAACGCTTTCAACGTCTTTGTCGTCGGGGAGTATTACCGTTACTACTTTGCGCTGCATCCAGGTTTCAACAGGGAGGTAGTGGCGCTTTTTGCTGCCGTCTTTATATTTTAACTCCACAGTAAATGGCATTGGCAGCTGCTCTTTACTCACAATAGTTATTTTTACGCCCTTGGTTGCGTTACTACCTACGTTTTGGGCTGCTGTAATGGCTATGTCGCTCACCCAGTTGTTATAAAACCAGCCCTTCCAAAACCAGGACAGATCTTCGCCGGCGCCGCTTTCCATCGAGCGGAAAAAGTCGTCGGGCTGCGGGTGTTTAAATGCCCATTTGCTGATGTAGTTGCGGAAGGCATAGTCAAACCTATCCTTACCCAGTATCTGTTCGCGCAGCAAAACCAGGCCAAATGCAGGCTTAAAATAAACCAGTGGGTGGCGATATTTTTCGGGTGTTGCATCTGCAGCCGTCATGATAGATGGCGAAGCGGGGTCGTTCAAAATCGGGATGATCTCATCGACGGGGTTACCACCACCGGGCGCATATTCACCATCGCGCTTAGGGGCGTATTCGCCTTTGTTAAATTCTTCCGATGCGTAAATGTCTATAAAGGTGTTAAAGCCTTCATCCATCCAGCCAAAACGGCGCTCGTCCGATCCTACTATCATCGGGAACCAGTTGTGGCCTATCTCGTGCGCGGTTACCCAATATAACTCGTTGCCTTTATCGGTAATGCCGTCAAACACAATACCCGGATACTCCATACCGCCTGCAATACCGGCCTCGTTAATGGCAACAGGGTAGGGGTACACAAACCATTTTTCTGAAAAATATTCTATCGATTTTTTGAGGTACTCAGTCGCGCGGTCCCAGGCATTGGGGCCAACACTTTCGACCGGGTAAACCGACATGGCCAATGATTTTTTGCCACCGGGCAAATTAACCCTTGCCGCATCCCAAACATAGGCTTTTGATGCACCAAATGCTACATCGCGGGTGTTTATCATCTTGTAATGCCAGGTAAGCGTGCCTTTGTTAACAGGGCGGCTTGCCGGGTCGGTAACCTCGGCAAGGGTGCGTATCATTACCGTTTTATCGCTTGCGCGCGCGGCATCAAGGCGGGCTATTTGTTTGGCGGTTAAAACTTCTTTTGGGTTTAATAACTCGCCCGAACCGGCTACAATCATATCCCATGGTACAGTAACCTGGTAATCAAAATCGCCATAATCTAAATAAAACTCGCCCGCACCCAAAAATGGCAGGGTATCCCAGCCCCGGCTATCATCATACACGCACATACGAGGAAACCATTGGGCTATTTCGTAAATCGTTCCGTTTTTGGTGTTTACATAATCGGTGCGGTTACCAAAGTCGCCCGGAATAGTGTAGTGGTATTTGATGCGCAGTTTTAAAGCACCCTTGCCCAAAGCATGCGGTAAACGCACTTGCATACGCGTGTCTGTTATGATAAAAGGCACAGGCTTAACTACATCGCCATAATCTAAAGCGACTGATTCTATGGTATAACCTGTAGTATGCTGGTTTGGTGCCGGCACCCGGCCGGTAAAAAAGTTAGAGCGGGCTTCTTTTTTATAGGTGTTTTGATCCAGCTGAAGCCACAGGTATTGCAGGGCGTCGGGGCTATTGTTGACATAATTAATGGTTACTGTGCCGCTAATGGTTTTGGCAGCGGTATCCAGCGCTACGTTAATGGTATAGTCGGCGCGGTTTTGCCAATATTTGGCGCCGGGCTCGCCATTGGCCGAGTGGAACTCGTTGCCCTTATCGGTATAAAACTGCGGCGAAAATAATGCCGCCGGGTTGTAGTTGGATGTGGTATCGCCGGGGTTAATTTTTGTTTTTTGTGCCTGGGAATTGACAGCAAAAAGGACGAATAGGCCGAAGCCTAAAAATTTAATTTTCATGAGGATCAGTTAAAGGCAGCAATATACAAAGGATGGGCGGGAATTTTATTTGGCAATAAAAAAGATGCAGGAAATTTTAAAAAAAGTACAAGGCGTTTATGGAAAAGTTCAATTAACCGCATCCTGTAACAAAAGGATTGAAATGGCGCGAACCCAAAGTATTAATATCACCAAACCTTGTCACGAACTATGGCAACAGATGGTACCGGTTGACGGTGGCCGGCACTGCCAAAGTTGTTGTAAAACGGTTATTGATTTTTCGGCGATGACGGAAGCCCAGGTAATTGGTTACCTGGGCAGGCAGCAAAATGTGTGCGGGCGGTTTGAGGATAGGCAATTGATCCGGATAAATCAACAATTTCAAAAAAAAAAGCCGACGCCATTTATCTTTTTTAAAAGGATGGGCCTTGTGGCTGCTGTTTTGATGGCTATACCTTTTGCCAGGGCAAATGCGCAAAAAGAATATAAAATGGAGTATGCGCCGACTAAATCGAAACGGCATGGCGCGGGCCTTCCAAAAGCCCAAACGCATACCAATGTGAAGATTAATACCGACGCACCCATTCAAGCCGTTAGTGTGAAACAGATCGGTACCGAAGATTATGTGCGACACGAGGTTGTGGGTGGTGTTTCAGTTCAAGGTATTACCATTCGTCGTGTTTTATACCGTGCCTGGGATAAAACAAAATGGGTTTTCGGTGGCAATTAAAAAATTTACAACATTTATGGAATGGCGATAAAAATTGCATCCTGTTAAAAAACGCACCCGATATGTCGAACATCCAAAACATCAACATACCTAAACCTTGTCACCAATCATGGCAGCAAATGATGCCTGCCGAAAGCGGCAGGCATTGCGCCCAATGTTGTAAAACCGTTACCGATTTTACAACCATGACTAATAGCCAGATTATTGCTTACCTAAACAATACAGGCAACGTTTGTGGCAGGTTTAACGGGGAACAGTTAGCTAACCTCAATCATCAGTTTATTGCCGATGCTCCGGCAACAGCTGCAACAGGATGGAAAAGGCTGGCCTTGATAATGAGTATTTCAAGTTTTACTTTATCATTTAAAGCAGCAGCGCAAAATAAACCAACTACAACAGAACAAGTTCCCAGGCCAACCGGCGATGCAGGCAGTTTTATGCTGGGTAAGGTAATAGCAACAGACGTAGTTAAAACCAGGGCAATCACCGGATGCATATATGATGACCAGAACCTGCCTATACCGGGCGTCATTGTCAAAATACCATCGGGCGTAACCGGCACTAACACCGATGCAGCCGGCAAATTCAGGCTGACCATACCGGCAGATACAAAGCAAGTACAGGTTGCCTTTATAGGATACAAAACAATGCTGGTTGACATTTGTGCAGATGAAAATTACCAGGTAAAACTTACGACAGAACAGGTACTGGTTATGGGCGACATCATGGTGATAAGGCAGCCGCTTATCAAGCGGATTTATTACAAATGCATTAAAAAGCCGATAAAGAAGATATTTAATTGATGTATGGAAAGTGGAGACTACCTGTTTTAATGATTGCTCAAATGCGATATGAATTTAATTTGCTTTGATACGGCAGATTGGTACATTGCCACCCAATGCACTTCCCTGTAAATATCCCCATAGGCAAATCTTCCATTCCCGTACATTTTGTGTGCGAAACGCTGGCTTATTTTTTAGGCTATCGCTACTATGCCTGGCTGCGCCGGAATACCCACGACCAGATTCGCACTGAAAACCGGCTTATTATCTTTATAGGTGCGGCCTTCGGGGCTTTTGTAGGCTCGCATGTGGTTGGCGTTTTGGAGAACCCAGCGCTGCTGTCAAAGTTCAACCTCATTTACTTTATGGGCAATAAAACCATTGTGGGCGGAATGCTTGGCGGATTGATAGGCGTGGAGCTTACCAAGAAGAAAATAGGAGTAACCGTATCATCCGGCGATTTGATGGTTTACCCGCTGATACTGGCCATGATTATCGGCCGAACCGGTTGCTTCCTGGCGGGATTGGAAGATGGTACTTACGGTATAGCCTCAAACCTGCCCTGGGCTATCAATTTTGGCGATGGTATCCGCAGGCATCCCACAAACCTTTACGAGATTGTATTTTGGATTTTGCTTTGGCTCAGTTTGAAATTGATTGAACGGCGACATCAATTTACCGATGGTTCAAAGTTTAAGGTTTTTATGGCAAGTTACCTGGTATTCAGATTTCTGGACGAGTTTATTAAGCCCGATTACTTTTTTAGTTTTGGGCTTTCGGTAATTCAGTTAGTTTGTTTGGCAGGTATTTTGTATTATTATAAAGTATTTATACACCCATCTAAACTGATAAAAACCGATGCCTGAACGCCCTTATATTTATTATGATTTTACCCTGAGCATTTGCTCTACTTGTTTGCGCCGGGTTGATGCCAAAATTGTGTTTGAGGACGATAAGGTGTACATGCTTAAAAACTGCCGCCAGCATGGTTTCGAAAAAGTACTGATAGCCACCGACATTGAGTATTATAAAAACTGCCGCAACTATGCCAAACGTAGCGAAATGCCGCTCAAATTCAACGCCAAAACGCATTACGGCTGCCCTTATGATTGCGGCCTGTGCCAGGATCATGAACAACACTCCTGCCTTACCGTGGTTGAAGTTACCGACAGGTGCAATTTAAGCTGCCCAACCTGCTATGCCATGTCGTCGCCAAGCTATGGCCGTCATCGTACCTTGCAGGAGATTGAGCAGATGCTGGACGTAATTGTAGAGAACGAGGGCAAACCCGATGTGGTACAGATAAGCGGCGGAGAGCCAACAGTGCATCCCCAGTTTTTTGAGATATTGGACATAGCCAAAACAAAGCCCATTAAACACCTGATGCTGAACACCAACGGCATCCGCATAGCCAAGGACGAGAACTTTGTAAAGCGGCTGGCCACTTACACGCCCGATTTTGAGATATACCTGCAATTTGATTCCTTTAAAAAAGAAGCTTTGGAGCAATTGCGCGGCGATGATTTGCGCGAGGTACGCACCAAGGCTATAGAGCACCTGAATAAATATAACCTCTCGACCACGCTGGTAGTAACACTGCAAAAAGGTTTGAATACCGACGAGATAGGCCAAATTATCGAATACGCCCTGAAACAACCCTGCATCCGCGGGGTAACGTTCCAGCCAACACAGCAGGCTGGGCGGTTGGAGAATTTTAATGAGCAAACAGATCGGTACACGCTAACCGAGGTGCGTACCGCTATACTGGAGCAAACCAATATCTTCAATAAAAATGACCTGATCCCGGTACCCTGCAACCCCGACGCGCTGGTAATGGCCTACGCCTTAAAACTGGGCGACCAGGTATTCCCGCTCACCCGGATGATAAACCCGGACGATTTGCTGGATAACTCCAAAAATACCATTGTATATGAACAGGACGAACAGCTGAAAGGCCATTTGCTGAATATGTTCAGCACCGGCAACTCGGTTGATAAAGCTAAAGAGCATCTGCATTCGATATTATGCTGCCTGCCCGAAATTGACGCACCAAGCCTGAGTTACGATAACCTGTTCAGGGTAATTATTATGCAATTCATCGATGCCCATAATTTTGATGTACGCGCCATCAAAAAATCATGCGTGCACATTGTAAACAAGGATATGCAGATTATCCCCTTTGAAACCATGAATATTTTTTACCGGGATGATAAACGGGAATATTTAGAACAGTTACGAAATGAAATTACGGTATGATAGAAGATAACGACCTTAACGACACCACTCAACCAGGTGGTTTTAATACTAATGAAAGACCTGAGCTCAATAAACAAAGTGAGGGGATGAAAATAGTTGGATACAATATTTTAGCACTTGCTGTTTACTCCATACCATGCCTTACTGTATCTGGCGGAGCTTTAATTGAAGCTTTCCTGCTATTTATCCATGTGGTTGTATGCATTTGTGCCGCCCTTGGTAAGCGAAGCTGGTTTTGGCTGCTGGCCGGTTTATTAGTCTTAATTATTGGGTTTTCTACCTGTGTTACGGTTGGCTTTAAAGGACTTTAGTGTAATAAATAATTTTAAACTATTAATGGAAGAGCTAAACAAAAAGCAACAGCCTAAACAGGATCAAAAATTAATCATCATCGGTATTAACCTTGCAGTGCTGGCTGGTTATACTATATACTTCGGCGTTAACAAAGAAGAACTTATTATTATTGGTGAAGCGTTCTTTATAGCCGTCCAAATTATAATATGCTTAATAGCAGCCATTTTTGTTTATCGTAAAGAATTTTTATTAAGTGCATTAGTGGTTTTGCTGATTGGTTTTTCAACCTGTTTGGCCGTTTTTTCAAGCTAACTTACCTATATCTTATGCCAGATAGTGAAACATTTGTTCCAGGGATATATATTGATTGATTAGTTGATTTTGCATTTTAAAATATTTTGGAAAATGCCACAGATGTAACAATAACGGCTTAAACATTTGTCATTGATTCTTAGACTAACACCGGTGGTGTACCACCCCGTACCAGGGTGTACCAGGGTGTTTCAGGGTGTTTCAGGGTGTTTCAGGGTGTACCAGGGTGTACCAGGGTGTACCAGGGTGTTTCAGGGTGTCTCGTCCTGACCGGTACACACACTTTGTTGGTTATGCATAGTACCCAATTATTCCCCCAACATGTCCGCCAAAACCCCTTCCTTAAGCGAATTACTGCACATACTTACCTTACCAATACCAAGTTTAGTCATAATAAATCGGGTAATGAGCGATGCGGCAACTATCATATCAACCCTAACCGGGATAATACCTTTATCGGCGGCCCGCTCTTTATGGCTGGATGCTACAAATTTACTAATGAGCATTAATAATTCATCCTCGTCGAAACTGTAATTTTTGTTGGTTTTTAAGTCAAAATTATGCCCTTTTTCAACTTCTATAACCTCGGCAAAAGTTTCAAAAGCGCCGGAAGAGCCGATGAGGGTGTCGATTTTGCTGCTTTTTACGGCTGCGAACAAATCGACCAGTTTTTCGTCAAGATATTGATTTAAGGCTTCTATGGATGCCGGTGGGATAGGATCTGTTCGATGAAACAAATCCATCAGCCGGGCTGCGCCAATTTCAAAGCTTTGTTTCCATATGATACCATCGGCATTTCCTAAAATAAATTCTACACTGCCGCCGCCGATGTCCATAATGAGCGAATTTTGTGCCGATAAGCATCCGCTGATCTTTATGCCCTGGTAAATAAAACCCGCTTCCTGTTCGCCATCGATAATTTCGATGACTATGCCTGTTTGGGCTTTAACCTCGCTGATAAAATCTTTTCCGTTTGATGCGCTACGCAGGGCAGATGTTGCGATGGCGCGGGCACTGGTAGCGCCCTTTGCCTTTATTTCTGTAGCAAACTGTTGCATGGTATTAATACCTCGCTGGTAGGCTTCGGGTAAAATATAGCCCTTGTTAATACCTCCTTCGCCAAGCTTTACGGCTTCATGGTAGTGTACAATCTCCTTATAATTGTGTATCTCGCCATCGGCAATCAATAAGTGGAAGGTATTTGTACCCAAATCCATCACGGCAACGCGTTTACTCATGTTGCTAAAATAGATATTTTAGTTCATTGGTTCACTTGTTCATTAGTTCATTGGTCTTTTCTGGTGGCTGACTCTGTAAAGTGCAGTTGCTGGTGCAGTCGACTGCTTTTTGCCCGCTATGCCCGCTTTCCAATGAACCAATGAACCAATGAACCAATGAACCAATGAACCAATTACTCCTTATAAAAAAACCATTTGCTCAACTCTTTAAAGCTGGCTTTTTTACCATACATCAAAACTCCAACCCGGTAAATACGTGCTGCTACGTAGGTTGTAAACAAAAAGCCCACCACCATCATAAACATGGATAAGGCAACCTGCCATGGCGCTGGATCAAACGGCAGACGTACCATCATAGCAACCGGCGCGGTAAAAGGAATTATAGATAACCAAACGGCCAGGGTACTATCAGGTGCCCGAAATAATACCGTAACCGATAGCATGTAGGTAAACAACAGCGGTAGTGTTATCGGGAACATAAATTGCTG
The genomic region above belongs to Mucilaginibacter sp. KACC 22773 and contains:
- a CDS encoding M1 family metallopeptidase yields the protein MKIKFLGFGLFVLFAVNSQAQKTKINPGDTTSNYNPAALFSPQFYTDKGNEFHSANGEPGAKYWQNRADYTINVALDTAAKTISGTVTINYVNNSPDALQYLWLQLDQNTYKKEARSNFFTGRVPAPNQHTTGYTIESVALDYGDVVKPVPFIITDTRMQVRLPHALGKGALKLRIKYHYTIPGDFGNRTDYVNTKNGTIYEIAQWFPRMCVYDDSRGWDTLPFLGAGEFYLDYGDFDYQVTVPWDMIVAGSGELLNPKEVLTAKQIARLDAARASDKTVMIRTLAEVTDPASRPVNKGTLTWHYKMINTRDVAFGASKAYVWDAARVNLPGGKKSLAMSVYPVESVGPNAWDRATEYLKKSIEYFSEKWFVYPYPVAINEAGIAGGMEYPGIVFDGITDKGNELYWVTAHEIGHNWFPMIVGSDERRFGWMDEGFNTFIDIYASEEFNKGEYAPKRDGEYAPGGGNPVDEIIPILNDPASPSIMTAADATPEKYRHPLVYFKPAFGLVLLREQILGKDRFDYAFRNYISKWAFKHPQPDDFFRSMESGAGEDLSWFWKGWFYNNWVSDIAITAAQNVGSNATKGVKITIVSKEQLPMPFTVELKYKDGSKKRHYLPVETWMQRKVVTVILPDDKDVESVTIDPDNALPDLNRGNNSVKVSPPTP
- a CDS encoding carboxypeptidase-like regulatory domain-containing protein; translation: MSNIQNINIPKPCHQSWQQMMPAESGRHCAQCCKTVTDFTTMTNSQIIAYLNNTGNVCGRFNGEQLANLNHQFIADAPATAATGWKRLALIMSISSFTLSFKAAAQNKPTTTEQVPRPTGDAGSFMLGKVIATDVVKTRAITGCIYDDQNLPIPGVIVKIPSGVTGTNTDAAGKFRLTIPADTKQVQVAFIGYKTMLVDICADENYQVKLTTEQVLVMGDIMVIRQPLIKRIYYKCIKKPIKKIFN
- a CDS encoding prolipoprotein diacylglyceryl transferase; translated protein: MHFPVNIPIGKSSIPVHFVCETLAYFLGYRYYAWLRRNTHDQIRTENRLIIFIGAAFGAFVGSHVVGVLENPALLSKFNLIYFMGNKTIVGGMLGGLIGVELTKKKIGVTVSSGDLMVYPLILAMIIGRTGCFLAGLEDGTYGIASNLPWAINFGDGIRRHPTNLYEIVFWILLWLSLKLIERRHQFTDGSKFKVFMASYLVFRFLDEFIKPDYFFSFGLSVIQLVCLAGILYYYKVFIHPSKLIKTDA
- a CDS encoding radical SAM protein encodes the protein MPERPYIYYDFTLSICSTCLRRVDAKIVFEDDKVYMLKNCRQHGFEKVLIATDIEYYKNCRNYAKRSEMPLKFNAKTHYGCPYDCGLCQDHEQHSCLTVVEVTDRCNLSCPTCYAMSSPSYGRHRTLQEIEQMLDVIVENEGKPDVVQISGGEPTVHPQFFEILDIAKTKPIKHLMLNTNGIRIAKDENFVKRLATYTPDFEIYLQFDSFKKEALEQLRGDDLREVRTKAIEHLNKYNLSTTLVVTLQKGLNTDEIGQIIEYALKQPCIRGVTFQPTQQAGRLENFNEQTDRYTLTEVRTAILEQTNIFNKNDLIPVPCNPDALVMAYALKLGDQVFPLTRMINPDDLLDNSKNTIVYEQDEQLKGHLLNMFSTGNSVDKAKEHLHSILCCLPEIDAPSLSYDNLFRVIIMQFIDAHNFDVRAIKKSCVHIVNKDMQIIPFETMNIFYRDDKREYLEQLRNEITV
- a CDS encoding Ppx/GppA phosphatase family protein, with translation MSKRVAVMDLGTNTFHLLIADGEIHNYKEIVHYHEAVKLGEGGINKGYILPEAYQRGINTMQQFATEIKAKGATSARAIATSALRSASNGKDFISEVKAQTGIVIEIIDGEQEAGFIYQGIKISGCLSAQNSLIMDIGGGSVEFILGNADGIIWKQSFEIGAARLMDLFHRTDPIPPASIEALNQYLDEKLVDLFAAVKSSKIDTLIGSSGAFETFAEVIEVEKGHNFDLKTNKNYSFDEDELLMLISKFVASSHKERAADKGIIPVRVDMIVAASLITRFIMTKLGIGKVSMCSNSLKEGVLADMLGE